In Zingiber officinale cultivar Zhangliang chromosome 3B, Zo_v1.1, whole genome shotgun sequence, a single window of DNA contains:
- the LOC122054995 gene encoding malonyl-coenzyme A:anthocyanin 3-O-glucoside-6''-O-malonyltransferase-like → MSPQAAKVTVLDRSEVAPPPGSVPESSLPFTVFDIVLLYAEPPVQRLFFYSPAHFLDSLLPTLKSALSLTLRDFYPLSGKIRLHPGSHDKYELHYVEGDSVTFTVVEHDGDFDDLSGRPGCEYARLLHLIPQLADPDDDRRPVTAVQVTVSQQRRGCGRVRPPLGVRRLQLHQIHLLLGF, encoded by the coding sequence ATGTCGCCGCAGGCTGCGAAAGTTACGGTCCTTGACAGATCTGAAGTCGCTCCTCCGCCGGGGTCGGTGCCGGAATCCTCTCTCCCTTTCACCGTCTTTGACATAGTATTACTCTACGCTGAACCACCAGTTCAGCGCCTTTTCTTCTACTCTCCTGCCCACTTCCTCGACTCCCTCCTCCCCACTCTCAAATCCGCCCTCTCCCTCACTCTCCGGGACTTTTACCCACTGTCCGGCAAGATCCGCCTCCACCCGGGTAGCCACGACAAGTACGAGCTACACTACGTCGAGGGCGACTCCGTTACCTTCACCGTCGTCGAGCACGATGGGGACTTCGATGACCTCTCCGGACGCCCCGGATGCGAGTACGCCAGGTTACTTCACTTGATCCCCCAACTAGCTGACCCAGACGATGACCGAAGGCCAGTGACGGCCGTGCAGGTGACTGTTTCCCAACAGAGGCGTGGCTGTGGCCGTGTCCGTCCACCACTCGGCGTGCGACGGCTCCAGCTCCACCAGATTCATCTCCTCCTGGGCTTCTAG
- the LOC122056724 gene encoding phenolic glucoside malonyltransferase 2-like, translated as MIPNPSDLYSRFCSNFAVDAKSTESIMMNLAPPPFSILCNFTINADQLRRLKEMASSKSNFSFHCSTIAVTYAYAWVCLVRLRGYPEEKHLYLVFPGDCRHRLQPPLPAEYFGNCIACYFVEAKAGDLAGEDGFTMAARLVGETIERLKHDPLEGMDNWPEKYREIWMQQPFSVLGSPSFKVYDVDFGWGRLVKVNVPSIAWLGAMSVSESRYADGGVEIGLALPKQEMDEFEAQFSFGLTL; from the coding sequence ATGATTCCGAATCCGAGCGATTTGTACTCCAGGTTCTGCAGCAACTTTGCCGTCGATGCGAAGTCGACCGAGTCAATAATGATGAATTTGGCTCCGCCTCCTTTCTCGATCCTCTGCAACTTTACCATTAACGCTGACCAGCTCCGGAGACTAAAGGAGATGGCCTCCTCCAAGTCCAATTTCTCCTTCCACTGCTCCACCATCGCAGTGACCTACGCGTACGCGTGGGTTTGCCTTGTTAGATTGCGAGGATACCCCGAGGAAAAGCATCTCTACTTGGTGTTCCCCGGAGACTGCCGGCATCGGTTGCAGCCGCCTCTCCCGGCGGAATACTTCGGCAACTGTATCGCCTGCTACTTCGTCGAGGCGAAGGCTGGCGACCTTGCGGGGGAAGACGGGTTTACGATGGCAGCACGACTCGTCGGTGAAACCATCGAAAGGCTCAAACATGATCCGCTAGAGGGCATGGATAACTGGCCGGAAAAGTACCGGGAAATCTGGATGCAACAGCCTTTTAGCGTCCTGGGGTCGCCGTCGTTCAAAGTTTACGACGTTGACTTCGGGTGGGGAAGGCTGGTGAAGGTGAACGTCCCGTCGATCGCATGGTTAGGAGCCATGTCTGTGTCAGAGAGCAGGTATGCGGACGGTGGAGTAGAGATTGGTTTGGCGTTACCGAAGCAGGAGATGGATGAGTTTGAGGCTCAATTCTCATTCGGGCTTACACTTTGA